The Oncorhynchus mykiss isolate Arlee chromosome 10, USDA_OmykA_1.1, whole genome shotgun sequence nucleotide sequence ACACAGCACTTTGTTACTTTTAATTAAGTAGGGGCTGGGGCTATTTATATTCTACGTTGCATCGACCCCAACTGTCAAGCGGACCCACTGGGAAAACTCCTGGTGCTCCAGATGGCCAGTCCATCattgacacctccactgtgggactCTCTAGGATCTCACTAGCTGGTGCAAGGCTCGGCActcctccttgcttgttctgcccactctGAATAATTTGCTCCCATTTGGAAATGACAGGCTCTGGTCTATTTTTTATTATAATGTTAGCCAAGACCAACAAGACCAAAACGGACTATACAGCTGCAAGCAGTGAGTAGAGTTCCAAACGGACAGAACTAAACAAGTTAAACGTCTGACCTGTGATACaatgttttccacacacacagctatgtgtagcctacttggacacCGCGTCCCCCCACAACGAccagcctgaagccacagggctctctCACAAACTCCATGTCCCTATGTGAGAGCATTGGGAAAATTAAAGGGAAGCAAAAGGGAGTCTGTTGcgcaactgaaatgtgtcttccgcatttaacccaacccctctgaatcagcgATGCAGCCTTAAATCGACATCAACCGCGCCTTGGTAAAGGGGTAGACATTTCGGTTCCTGGTCCAACGCTCTTAGTCGCCCCATGTGAACTGTACAGCGACATTTCGGTTCCTGGCCCAACGCTCAACGCTAGGCTAAATGCCGCTCCTTGTGAACTGTAGGTCGGGATTTTTGACCTGGCTACATGTACATCGAACAACGCAGCAGTGATCAGTAGGGACGAATGTCGGGTTCCACCCATTTGTGGTCGAGGGGAATtccttattattacgtgattatcGACTTGGTGTCGCCTCCCCCTGTACCGCCGGTTGCTTCTCGCCACTGTCCAGGCCAAGCAGCCCACATCATCTGAAGTGTCTGGCTAGTTTCGCCTCCAACTTCTCCATACACTGACTTGGCTTCATTTCCGCTTGTAACATACACCTGACATGTTGAGTTCTCCAGGGAAGCTATCAGCCTGATGTAGAGTTTACTGGTTACGTTCCAAAAAAGGTGTATACAAATTAAACGTATACATTAAGCAGTTTGAGGAAATATTCTCAGCGTTGAGCCTTCATGCTCAGTTAAATATCTAGGCTATTAGGATGTTTGTTAATTTGAAGTTAGCTTTGCTTAACTAGTCCAGGAGCGTactcattccgccgattctgttgcaaaatgtttcggAAACAAACGGGGCGGGAACTACCTGAATTTGTCAAATAGAAACTCGTTTGTTGTAAAACCATGATAGATTGtgtggcggaatgaatacacccgtTTTCTACTCACCGCATTGAACGCCAATGTCACGTTTGCCGATACGTGATGTTCTTTGACTCGGTCCAGGCTCTGCGGTTTGGCGTTCACTTTCACCCGtcgatttcttcacattttcgaGGGATCGAAGCCTCGTTTTGAGGTCCTCGTTCTCTTCTTTTATTCTAGATATTTCGGCTCGCAGTTCCTCAATAGTTTTTTCAAAAAGTTTCGTTGTCTCGGTGACTGCAGTATTCAATACACTCTCCATAACAAAGGCGAACTGGGTTTGAAAACATTCTTTCGACATGTTGGCGGCAACCAGCTTCACCCCACACTTTCGATTATTATTTCCAATGTAATGTACAGGATTGATCAGAATTGGCGGCCTATGTCCGTGACATCATGGTTTCTCTTTCCACTGTGGACCACTGAGGTATGATATTAAATGGAGACTGAGTGCAAGATGGCCGACCGCTGTTTTAGGTAATCTACCCACGTTCGCGTACGCCGACTCATGGAAGGTCCATATCCGGGTTGTCCGTTTGCATCCGGTTTATACAGACCAACATCACATGCGCACTAGCACTCAGGTGGAGCAGCTCAGATAGCCGTGTTCGAGAGCCACAAAGTAACTGCAAGCTGACTGATccacaaatcaccttgcatcgtAAATAACGACTAATTATGATTTGTAGATTAGTCAGAAATGTTCGTCTGTGAATGATGGGGAACAAATCTGCCTCGACGACAAACATTTTAATAATTCAATGGATGTTATGTACAAGAAGGCAATGGAACTCTGCGCACAATGCATAGTGTGACGTTCTGAGTGGTGGGCGGGATAAACCGCTTCAGTGTAGATTTTTCTGTCAATTTACTGAAGGATCGATCAAGCTTTTCATTGGTGATCATGTAGAAGTTAATGGCGTCGATATATTAGATAAATGTAACAACAATTTAGTCAGAGAAATTATAAACAGGATGTTTACCCCTGCAACAATTTTTAAACGTAATCTTCATTTGGCAGCGTGCGTGGACTATTGTCTCGTTAAAATAGAACTGGGGACTTCAGTGCTTGAGAGACCAGAGTAGTGGGGGCGTTTTTTTGGGAGCGCGCTTGTTTGAAATTGAAAAGTGTCGCGGTAGCTTTTGATAAAGAATAACGTCATGACGAAGCAGCTGCATTTTCAGTGGGATGTACTGTTGAGCGCTACATCCCGAGGGGTTTGTGCTGATTGTACGGATATTGTGACAGCCGGTTAAATGGCGTCCCTTGAGAAATCAAGAacaatatatatgtatgtatacatgtatatgtGTCAGGAAAAGTGTAGTATTGTCATACGGAGTCTTATACTTGGAATACGTAGAGgaggtctgagagagagggaggaagatggtGAGCTTGGGTCGGTTAAAAATGGGGTGAATGTTTGTTAataaagaagaatggtagaaagtgtaagcagagtgaactgaagacaggaggagaaatggaagtgaatgagggcgAAGTATCGGAGGTGTGGTAAAGTTCTCGGACCCCGAGGCTTTCACAGAGGGTCAGGATAGAGATGAGTCTGTGACAGTAATAGTGACGTTTTGGGGGAAAGTGGACCCTTGCCCCTTTGTCTGATCCATTTCTGGTTTCAGGGTTggtgaaaacagagttgggtACTGTGGAATCGGTGAAGGTAACCAGAAatggtcttgtgataattgtttgtgtttatgttggtCAGAGGGAGAAGGCGGTCGGCGTTAAACGAATGGTGGCAAGACATTTGAATTGTTTCGCTCTCAAGAGAAAACGGGGCTATTGAAAGGAGAGATTACTGGGGTAGCAGTAAATATaaaagttgaccaactgaaggggaagatgCTCGTTGTTTGGTGCGACACAGACAGGGTGGTGAAATAGAAGCatcattgtctgttcttttgagttttgataaGTCTTTGCCCGACAGAGTGATGTTAGGATATACAAGTTATCCTGTATGAGCTTTTGTACCGAATACATTACATTGTTACAGGTttcaagcttatgggcatgtggcagcagtatgtaggagggaggttcctaggtgtgagaagtgtgcagaagggcatgtggcagcagtgtgtaggagggaggttcctaggtgtgagaagtgtgcagaagggcatgtggcagcagtgtgtaggagggaggttcctaggtgtgagaagtgtgcagaagggcatgtggcagcagtgtgtaggagggagggtcctaggtgtgagaagtgtgcagaagggcatgtgataaaggaatgtgtagcattggggaaagtagtggtatgtgttaattgtagtggtgcccatggggctggggatcagaaatgtcccgttcatgagaggcaggttgaggtagtgcagaagttgtcttatgctgaggcagtgaagaaagtagaggaagatggatcAAGGGGGAGGGAAGTGGTAATGTCTCTTTCAGGTTGTTGGCATGAGGTAggactaaatatatttaaatagtggagtagggttgttttttattgttattttcaagcaaagtataaaggagttgtactccagtctagtaaGTGGTGGTAATGCAgcatattggatgccaaccggctgttaaacctcatcgaagaataaataaaaaactagCTCCGACTTTGAAAAATCGATTTGAACGGTCattcaactcggaattccaactcgggcctctttatagagctctgacctgaagatcactgacggcATGAATTGACGTCGTATTTTTCCGCGTTCCCATTTCACATAATCCACATATTTGATAACTAATAAAGTAAGAGACGTTTCTTACAAGATTCTTTACAGATTTTATCATTGTAATAGTCTTATTTCTAAATATGCAATTAATGTAGAAAATAAGTGTAGCTTTTGTGAATTGGAAAATTAGACTATAGGGCATTTATTTTCTGATTGTTTTCATAGCGAAATATTTTTGCCAGGTATGAAAATATACATTAGCGATAAAATGGGTAAACCTGTACGCATTACCAAATGTtatcttttttattttacatACATGCGAAGTGACTGTCAATACATTAATTTTATTGTTTTCATTTTATTGGGAAAATGTTACATCCATTAAAATAAGTTTAATAAAACGTTTCAATATTTTTCTAATCTATTTAGAATATTATTTATCATCCCTGAAAGGTATAAATAGCAATTTGTCAAAGAACTGTCCACAGTATTTGTCAAAATGATTTGTGATATTTGTATATTGTTTGGTTTTGTACAATGTTCGTGTGATGTAataactaatatatatatatatattacaatgtaTACAATAAAAACTGTAAGAGTCTGTATCCTAATATATAATCATATCTGATGTTGAACGTCAACAGTAAACGTGTAACATACAAAGCTATTGCTTAAATAAAGGTTGTCTTTTTACTCCAGTAAAGAGAGTTCCGATGTAGATTGTCCCACTATCCAACCCGTTGGTTTGTTTCCGGAAGTTCGACTGTTTTTAATGGATGCTTTTTGTGTTGCCTGTCTAGCTAAGTAGCATGCCAACTACCATAGCCTTACTTTCTCTCATTACATCTGGTATTTATATTTATTAGAATAGCCTCATATACAGTAAGTACTACAGCTTATATCTCAAAATGGTAAAACAATTGCAATAGGACAGTTATTGGGGGAGGCAAAAGCGGTTTAGTTACCAGTATCTTTTCTGCTAAGGTTAGCTAATGAGCTAGCTTCATATCATTTTGATAGACTGGATCGTAACACTGACCAACCTGAACAAAAGTAGGTCAACTTTACGGTCTCATAACTGTATCTAGTTACACATAGACAGTTTGCCATGATGTCTGAAGCCATCGTAACCTTCCAGTCTCAGCTCTCCGGGGTCATGGAGACGGTCCTTAAGTCAGCCATATACGAGATCACCAGGCTGGTGGAGGATAGTTTCCTGGAGGAGGTGTTCCGGAACCGGGAGCAGGTCGAGTCACTGAAGAAGCGGCTGCAGTGGTCGGAGAACAGTCgcaaggagagggatagagagggaggccAGAGGGGGAAGTGTGCGGACTGTGGGAGAGCTGACGTGGAGACAAGCTCTGGAACCTCACAGACAGGTGAGGAGTGAGAGACTTTTAAAGACAATATATctactcaacaaaaatataaacgcaacctgcaacaatttcaaagttaTTGCTGAGTTACAGTAAACAGAAGGAAATCCGttaattgaaatcaattcattaggcactaatctatggatttcacacgactgggaatacagatatgcatctgttggtaacAGATATCATtataaaaaggtaggggcatggatcagaaaaccagtcagtatctggtgtgaccaccatttgcctcatgcagtgcgatgctcctccttcacatagagttaatcaggctgttgattgtggcctgtggaatgttgtcccactcctcagAAAATGGCTGCGCAAATTTTCAGAATATTGGTGGGAAATGGAACACAATGTCGTACACAcgccgatccagagcatcccaaacatgctcaatgggtggtaTATCTGAGTGTGCGGGTCATgaaagaactgggatattttcagcttccagtaattgtgtacagatccttgcgacatggggccaagcattaacatgctgaaacatgaggtgactgCGGCGGATGAATGGCGCAACAGTGGACCTCagaatctcatcacggtatctctgcattcaaattgccatcgataaaatgcaattgtgttcgttgtccgtagcttatgcctgccaataccataaccccaccaccaccatggggcactctgttcacaacgttgacatcagcaaaacgctcgcccacacaacgacATGCACGCTGTCTgtcatctgcccagtacagttgaaagaGTATgattctccagtgtgccagtggccatcgaatgggagcatttgcccactgaagtttgttacgatgccgaactgcagtcaggtcaagaccctggtgaggacgacgagcacgcagatgagattccctgagatggtttctgacaattTGTTCAGAAATTCTTCGATTGTGCatacccacagtttcatcagctgtcagagtgcctggtctgtggttgtgaggctggttggacgtactgccaaatttttaaaaaatggcatatggtagagaaattaacattacatttatttggcgacagctctggtggacattcgtgGCATGCCaatttgtggcattgtgtgacaaaactccagattttagtggccttttattgtccccaacacaatgTGCActtatgtaatgatcatgctgtttaatcagcttcttgatatgccacacctgtcaggtggaaatGCTCACTATCAGCGACCGTTTTGTAAGTATGGAATATCACCTGGTTATAGAAGgatcaggtgttcctaatgttgttGTGCTTTCAGTGTATATATGAAGGAGTCACTAGTGGGGCTGCTGTAGTGTTTAGCATCCATCATTTGGTGATCACTGACCAGACAGTTGAATTGGTGGTGGCATCTTAATAAACATGTTTCCTTTCCTTTATCTGATGTGAGGAGACTCCATTAGTCACACTGTTTCTTTCCTTTCCTTTTACTACTTCTTCTTCGTGTGTTTTTCCGGCAGACTAGATTGCTGCCGGTCGGATTGCAGATTGCAGATTTTGATCACAAAAAAAAAGGGAAACGAGGAAGGGGAATATCTTAAATTGCACCACCATCTAACCCTGCACCTATACACTATCTTCAGAAACCCACCACCCCATCCCACTACTTTGGCTCTAAAAGATCCTACACCTGGCGGTCGGCCTGGGAGGATGGGGTGGTATCCTTGGGCTATCCTCTACTcttttcactgcctcagcataggaAACATTTTGTCCCTTTTGAACTCTGGCAATCTCAACCCGTCTCTCTCACAGGGCACTTGGGATCCCCAGCTGCATGGGTGTCCCCAGAGTTGACACAGTGTTTCTCTATCCCTTTGTTACACTGTCTGACTACACCCTCCAGCACACTTCTGAGATTGTGGACGGTCCCttctacacactgctgcaatATCCAAATCCTTGACACCTAAAGCACCATAGCATGTTCGGAACATGGGCCCTTACAGAATATCAAATATAACCTAACCTGACCTTTATCAGGTAGAAACTCTGTTTCACCATTGCCATCGGGTCTACAACTCACCAAACGGCGGGCGTCACAAATACTAGGAGTATTCCTTTtcatctgatccacctctactggTCACTCCTTTGAGTGGTGTCCTGCTCCAGAGAGCAAAGCACGACACAAGTTGAAACGTGTGATGTGCAGCGCCCCCTGCCTTTGGGCGGAGGAAGCACAAAAACTCAAAACATTTCAACTTCTCGGATCTGTCACATATGTAACCGCTCCCAGTTTGTCCTTTACCCAACCTGACACAACACACGGGTCGGCCGCTCCTACCGGTCCAAAATCATCTCTGAATGTCTACCACACCTGTAGTCACAGGTACTTCACCCTGGTCTGGCTCAACTTCAGAGCGCCTACTTCACCCTGGTCTGGCTCAACTTCAGAGCGCCTACTTCACCCTGGTCTGGCTCAACTTCAGAGCGCCTACCTCACCCTGGTCTGGCTCAACTTCAGAGCGCCTACGTCACCCTGGTCTGGCTCAAATTCAGAGCACTACTTCACCCTGGTCTGGCTCAACTTCAGAGCACTACTTCACCCTGGTCTGGCTCAACTTCAGAGCACTACTTCACCCTGGTCTGGCTCAACTTCAGAGCGCCTACGTCACCCTGGTCTGGCTCAACTTCAGAGCACTACTTCACCCTTATCTGGCTCAACTTCAGAGCACTACTTCACCCTGGTCTGGCTCAACTTCAGAGCACTACTTCACCCTGGTCTGGCTCAACTTCAGAGCACTACTTCACCCTGGTCTGGCTCAACTTCAGAGCACTACTTCACCCTGGTCTGGCTCAACTTCAGAGCACTACTTCACCCTGGTCTGGCTCAACTTCAGAGCACTACTTCACCCTGGTCTGGCTCAACTTCAGAGCACTCACTACTGCTGACTGACTCATGGTTCTCAAAAGAACAAGTACATTTATAGGTACTTTTACTTGGTTTCTATTCTGGAGACATTTTTACACTTACCCGTCATCGCACTCTGATCTGCTCAGTCTGTTGTTTCAATCTAGGCCCGTTCCTTTTACTTGAAATGAAAtgttctctttgtttacctgtggCCAGGTGTGGAGAGGGGGTGTGGCCTGAAGCAGGAGAAGGTATCAGGGGAGGAGTGGAGCAGCTGTGGGGGCGTGGCCGGGGAAACAACCTTCCATGACCTGGAGGAGGCTGAGGCCATCAGCCCTAGGAGAACCTCTGAGGTAAGTAGGGGACTGAATAAACACCAGTGTTATAGAACCTTCAGATAAAAATGTACTGTGCAGAACAGATTAGAACTGATTGTCAGGAAGAATAGGGGACCATCATGTCAGCTCTGTTCAGTCACTGTCAGTTTATCCATCATTTAGTCAGAATCGACTCATTCATTTCCTCTTCCAGTCCACAGAGGTCGGAAGTCAGAAGCTGGACAGTCTGCTGAAAGAGGAGCCTCTCCACAACACTGAGCTACGGGAGAGATGGGAGTTCTGCTTGGATGGTCAGTTGAGGAGTTTACAACAAACATAACAGAAAATAGCCAACCTTTATGATGATGAGAATGATAAGGAGAGTAGCTTCTAATACGTTGTCATTGGTATTATATCAAGGCAACTTGAAACTTTAAGTTCAAATTGAGTGTTAGTTACTCTACTACAGTTTCTACTATTGCCAATGCCTCATGTCTCCTGTGTTCTTCAGGGGCCGACGGTTCGGACGTTTCGGGGCCCAGTAAGAGTTTCAGTGAGCAAGCACTGCAGCAGTGCCAGGCTGACTGGGGATCTGTTCTAGACCAGGGGCCTAAACCTCCGGGCCCCGAGGGAGACGCAGGGGATCCCACCGACCCTCTCTACCGTCCTCGTTACAGCATGAAAGAACTGGTGGGCGGCTTTGAAAAGTCTGGTTGCGACGGAAGTGGTGGTGGCGGCCATCTTGCAGACATAGAAGGACTGGATAGGTTTCCTGGTTCTCCGTCTCGTCTGGGGACGATGAGCTACGGAGCTCTGGGTCACTACCAGGTGGACCTGGGAGGGTCTGAGGGGGGAGACCATCACCATCGCTCCCACATGCCTGACCCCCATCAGAGCCAGAGGGAGCAGGTGGGGTCGCCAACGCCATCCCCCCACCCAGAGGTGGGAGAACGGAACTGCCTGTTGATAAACGAGGAGGGGTACCTGCAGGACTCCAGCGTCTTGTACCCTGAACACGGTGTCCCAGAGTCAGGTAGTAGAGCCGGCCACAGGGGGCTAACCTCCATCCACTCTGGAAGCTCAgcccacaacaacaacacagagagccTGTATGATGCCGCTGACGACTTTGGACACTCTTTAAACCTCAGAGATCGTTCACAAGAGCAGGTAACAGgaagagtgagaggaggggggaggtgtcACGCCTGCAATCAATGCACCAAGACCTTCCCAGACTCCGTTTCTCTCAAGGCCCACAAGCAGAAACACGAAATGGGTAGAGGGTTGAGCACAGAGTCAGGGTCTGGACCTCAATACTCGCGCACCCAGTGCGTTAAGACCTTCACCCAGGCCTGCAACCTCAAGGTCCACCAGCGGGTCCACCAGGCAGAGGGACTCCACCTCTGCAGCCAATGTGGCAAGGGCTTCACCTCCTTCTCCGACCTGAAGAGGCACAAGTGCAGCCAGACCACAGACAAGCCCTACTGCTGCTCCATCTGTGGGAACAAGTTCAATCGGCTCTGGAACCTCAAGCTGCATCAGCGCATTCACACGCAGGAGAAACCTCACCGCTGCACTATGTGTGACAAGCGCTTCACACGGGCAGACAATTTGAAGGTGCACCAGCGTATCCACACTGGGGAGAGACCGTACTGCTGCGCTGTATGTGGACTCCGCTTCAAACAACTGGACCATCTGAAGTCACACCAGCGCAAACACAGGCCGGATCTCCTGAAatgaatttgtttaaaaaaatatatacagtaccaatcaaaagtttggacacacctactcattcaagggttttatttatttgtactattttctacattgtagaattatagtgaagacatcaaaactatgaaataacacatatggaagcttcaactgaaatgcttttccagcagtcttgaatgagatcccacatatgctgagcacttgttggctgtttttccttcactctgcggtccaactcatcccaaaccgtctCAATTGCGTTgacgtcaggtgattgtggaggtaaggttatctgatgcagcattccaacactttccttcttggtcaaatagcccttacgcagcctggaggtgtgttggatcattatccttttgaaaaacaaatgatagtcccactaagcgcaaaccagatgtgatggcttatcgctgcagaatgctgtggtagccatgctggttaagtgtgtcttgaattcaaaataaatcacatacagtgtcaccagcaaagcaccatcacaccactttCTTCATGCTTTACGTGGGAACCactcatgcggagatcatccgttcacctactctgcgtctcacgaagACGGACAGATTTACACCGTTCTAATGTCAATTTTTTCTTGGCCCAaaagtcttcttattggtgtcctttagtagtggtttctttgcagcaattcgaccatgaaggcctgattcacacagtctcctctgaacagttgatgttgagatgagtctgttacttgaactctgtgaagcatttatttgggctgcgatttctgaggctggcaactctaatgaacctatcctTTGAAGCAGATGTAACTCTacgtctttctttcctgtggcagtcctcatgagagccagtttcctcatagggcttgatgttttttgcgactgcacttgaagaaactttcaaagttcttgaaatgtgccgaattgactgaccttcatgtcttaaagtaatgatgaacggtcgttcctctttgcttatttgagctgttcttgccataatttggactttggtcttttaccaaatagggctatcttctctataccttgtcacaacacagctgattggttcaaatgcattaagaaggaaagaaattccacaaattcacttttaacaaggcacacctgttaattgaaatgcattccaggtgactatcccatgaaggtggttgagagaatgccaatagtgtgcaaagctgtcatcattgtAAAGGGTGGCTACGTTGAATCTCAAAGGTAACATacctttttatttgtttaacacttttttggttgctacatgattacatgtgttttttcatagttttgatgtcttcatcattattctaaaatgtagacaatagtaaaaataaagaaaaacccttgaatgagtatgtcgTGTCgttgactatcattaaatgtgaagactgtatattatcaaatcaattctgtGTCATTTAATTTTGCGATTAAACTAAACATgtaacttt carries:
- the LOC110497234 gene encoding zinc finger protein 180 isoform X1, whose translation is MMSEAIVTFQSQLSGVMETVLKSAIYEITRLVEDSFLEEVFRNREQVESLKKRLQWSENSRKERDREGGQRGKCADCGRADVETSSGTSQTGVERGCGLKQEKVSGEEWSSCGGVAGETTFHDLEEAEAISPRRTSESTEVGSQKLDSLLKEEPLHNTELRERWEFCLDGADGSDVSGPSKSFSEQALQQCQADWGSVLDQGPKPPGPEGDAGDPTDPLYRPRYSMKELVGGFEKSGCDGSGGGGHLADIEGLDRFPGSPSRLGTMSYGALGHYQVDLGGSEGGDHHHRSHMPDPHQSQREQVGSPTPSPHPEVGERNCLLINEEGYLQDSSVLYPEHGVPESGSRAGHRGLTSIHSGSSAHNNNTESLYDAADDFGHSLNLRDRSQEQVTGRVRGGGRCHACNQCTKTFPDSVSLKAHKQKHEMGRGLSTESGSGPQYSRTQCVKTFTQACNLKVHQRVHQAEGLHLCSQCGKGFTSFSDLKRHKCSQTTDKPYCCSICGNKFNRLWNLKLHQRIHTQEKPHRCTMCDKRFTRADNLKVHQRIHTGERPYCCAVCGLRFKQLDHLKSHQRKHRPDLLK
- the LOC110497234 gene encoding zinc finger protein 180 isoform X2, producing the protein METVLKSAIYEITRLVEDSFLEEVFRNREQVESLKKRLQWSENSRKERDREGGQRGKCADCGRADVETSSGTSQTGVERGCGLKQEKVSGEEWSSCGGVAGETTFHDLEEAEAISPRRTSESTEVGSQKLDSLLKEEPLHNTELRERWEFCLDGADGSDVSGPSKSFSEQALQQCQADWGSVLDQGPKPPGPEGDAGDPTDPLYRPRYSMKELVGGFEKSGCDGSGGGGHLADIEGLDRFPGSPSRLGTMSYGALGHYQVDLGGSEGGDHHHRSHMPDPHQSQREQVGSPTPSPHPEVGERNCLLINEEGYLQDSSVLYPEHGVPESGSRAGHRGLTSIHSGSSAHNNNTESLYDAADDFGHSLNLRDRSQEQVTGRVRGGGRCHACNQCTKTFPDSVSLKAHKQKHEMGRGLSTESGSGPQYSRTQCVKTFTQACNLKVHQRVHQAEGLHLCSQCGKGFTSFSDLKRHKCSQTTDKPYCCSICGNKFNRLWNLKLHQRIHTQEKPHRCTMCDKRFTRADNLKVHQRIHTGERPYCCAVCGLRFKQLDHLKSHQRKHRPDLLK